In Aethina tumida isolate Nest 87 chromosome 2, icAetTumi1.1, whole genome shotgun sequence, the DNA window CTTGCAGAAGTGCGAAGGCCTTAATTGTttgaattgctgtgatgagtttatttaaatttataaaatttttatgtcacatttaattataaacgtgatcccccacgttttcaattaattgatggTTGCGACtgttttcattttgaaatacatttatgaaaagcatatttttttcaatatgtgaaagcaaattgttgcttaatatatccctgtacaGAAATCAATCTAAAAGAGCCTATTCCAAAAGAaagaatcatttttttttttaacagagACAAAATTTTCCGTAGGTAGAACATTTCCAgcttatataatttgtttaataataggaAAATCGATTAACTTATTAAGTCGTAAActctcttcttgtttctttGGGTCTTGTTGctgaatttttcttacaatttcaatTAGCATAatgcttaaataattataataatcaaaagaacgctggcaataatttaaattcacataaaataaataagaaacattgaaaaataaaaaggttctcatttttcaagaaaaaaaaataggttcaattgattgatttaataggcacaacaataacagtaaaaataatacattattggTACTGacatccaattcaagtagtacatttttaatttacaataattatggccactgcgacataaattttagatcaatttttaaatataattcagaaataatcaaaataaattttcttaaatttgtacaaaataaaatttttaataatattaataaaacccgGACCttcattaactaataaaattcatttcccCCATTTTCGATAATCTTACCCTCGGCAAAATTATAAACGGATCACGACTCAACGTCAAATGGAATTTATTAGTTTCCCTTGTGTATCAGAAGCGTATGAGCATTAAAAACGTTATTTAGTTTCAACTAGCTGATCGTTCTGCTGTGGCATATTCACCCCTAAcagtatttattgtataatgcCTATACGAGAAaacatctatttaaaataggtaACTCGATAATGCGCCTTCGCCATTTTTCacatatcaaatttaagtCTTCGGCTAAGGTTACGGCCCCAAGGAAATGAAAGTCCCACATCAGAAAATTAAAccttttcatttcaaatagtgGCCGAATGAAGTTTGCCCCaggcaaaaataaaattcagattttatttgtctatttttagttttcgaGCTCAAGAATCGTGTATTTTAGTTATCAGGGTTTCCGGGTAAAAgattacctaattaattttaacgagGCAATCATTCTTTTGAAATGATAATCTTGATAATTTACCGCAATTAAGACGATTTACGAGCatgatgttataaataataactgacGATATCTCGACACAATCCCTTGAAAGTTCATTTAGATTAACTCAACGATAACTCTATTTTTGAGTACATAAAGGACTAATTTTGATGTaaaggtaaattaaatttagtttttacaaCATAATAAATCCTAAGGTGGCAAATGTGAAGTATATTTAATTCGTTATcttaaggaatttaaaataaatcacatttatcTCTAATGGATAAAGGCACACCACTCTAAATCTAATGCACAATAAGTGGAATCCAATTCCAGGTGATATTTTATATCCAGGCACACCTTTTATGTGTCGCATAATTAGGCGTTGgcggaattcaaatttaaatcgtCCGTACTCATATGTGTGGTTGTAGATTGTGGGCTTTATGTAAAGCTGAGACTTGATATGGAGAGCTTAATAGCTCTATGCTCCGtgctataattaattatgtcgtAGCGTTTCGGAGCAGAGACACTTCAATGGGAATTCATTACGGATTCGATGATGTAATGTTTCCTTTGTAGCATAATTGAAtgctgataaaattatttcggtCCCAATCGTCATTTACCCTAATTTTCGCTCTTGTAGATACATTTTTTCCGCAACGTTTAAGTTAAAACTTCAgtcttttgtttaaattacggTTTTAAAGGTTTCGCATTTATTTACGCACAGCTCTTTGGTCGTGAgcactttataattttaattataatacctGCTCAGACACTGAGTGTGCTCCCTCATAGAAATTGGGTccgaaagtaaattaatttcgaagTGCCTCTATTTCACTTCGGCAGGAGAACACTCAACTTTTATTGCGTTCATCAAAGTAAATTTCCAGAATCTCCGAGCATGCGAAAAGTCGAGTGATAGTCTTACAAGAATCGTACGATTTTAATCAgattgttgttaaaattagaaCCTTTTgtctatttaatttcattgtaatccgattttaatattattttatttatgttgttgtttttgttacaGATTTGGTATCTGGTGACATCGTTACAAGCATCAATACAATTACATgaggaaattaaatattttgtgacaaACTTCAATCTAAAACCGAGGACTTCTTTTATTAACCACGAAAACACTACAACAAGTAAGTCTAAAAGAATATAACTGTTTCAgttaatatagaatatttatatgaaagaattaataaagatGAAGCTCACTGAAATAAAGGAGGTATATCTGCTTTGTGGAGAGAATCTTGACAAATAATCATCCctagtgtaatattttatgggcAGCGATCTATTCTAAAGTAATATAAGACTGAATGAATGATTTTTTGTATctaataatgattaatatgGGCAACAATCTAGCAAAATAATAtgctattaaataaataaattttatgtgtctaaaaataattaataaacaaatcaaaaatatgtaaatagaacagtagttttaagaaaatagaaagaacaatatatgtatatataaaacttcaaaattaaatttatattaacccATGTTTTAGCTACCATTGTCTTTACTGCTCTATTGTTGTTTACGTCAGTCATCGGATTCTTCACATGTCTGATTTTGTTATACGGAATATATAAGGTaagttttactaaaaatatttacaaatcaaCTCATGGCCATATCAATTTTAAGGATCGCAAGATTCTTTTAATACCATGGATTACCGTCCTAAGcggatttattttaactgacTTAATCTTCATAGCATACATCTTCTGGACCCACACAGTAAgtggcaaatattttattgatttatatacatacttattcaatttttttgcagCGATCAAATCCCATTACcagtattataattactacGGACCTATTTATTAATGCCCTAAATGTAAGTTTAGAAATTGTCGTATTgaaaattgcttttaaaaCTATGCTGTATTTTAGATATATGCCTTATTATGTGTGATATCCCAATATCAAGAATTAAAAGCTGGACGAGGCAGAGCTTCcgatgatttaaataatagggtaaatatttgaacagATAAAGGTACAGattttttatcgattttattaCAGATTCCAAATATTCAATACAGCTCGCAACCAACAGCAACCAGTTACTTGAGCACGAGAAGACCAATTCCTCAAGATTATAGACCGACGCCCACTCAAAGTCCTTCAGGTGAGATCTCAGGTATCTAAAAACATATACTTATGTTATGCGTTGTCGTAGTGTGTTTACAACTGAAACTTTTGTTTGTtagtaaacattaatttagtaactatACAAGATAAACGGCTCGTTATGCCAGTGTGAATTGCATGCCCAGCATACCAGCCACATACGACAATTTTATTCTGCAAATAtccatacataaaataatcggCCACTTCAAAAAGTTTAGGTTaaaaggtttaattaaatatcagaaTTTACACCATAGAAAACGAACGAGTTTGAACACCACTGCATTTCTACAGAGGCAAGGTACCACTTTAAAGCAAGTAGATGGTCATCCCAACACTAAACACCGACACGAATTTTGCCTGAGGTGCACTTCCAATCTTTATGCCCTTTCTGCACTACAAAAGATCCATCTTTTCCATATGGTTTCCcgaataatttgatattgtcCTGATAGAGTATGCAAAAGTGTAAAACCAAGATATAGATTTCGTCATATCTTCATAATATGAAGTGAGGTGCGAGATATAAACCTTTTGAAAGCTAAAATGAAAGTCTGACGTTAATTCTACAACCTCGTAATCATCTTCATCTGCTGTGAAACTTTTGTCACTCACAAAAAAGCTTTATTGATCTCACAAGGCCAAACGAGATCAGGGTTTGGTTGATCACAATGAATATTGTGTACAAATTTGAGAATGTCAACATAACTACAAATCATGAGAATCAAAATatgagaattatttatattgtattgaaAGTTCATCCGGATCGAAGGCCCAAATGAAATTTTGGTTCGTTGGcaagttataatttaatgtgcaTACAAATGACAATCGTCTAGTCATACCAGTCTGAATTGAAATGAACTGCATGTCCAGTATATGAATACAAGAAATTTCAGTGGATACTTCTAAATGTAGGtagaaatttaacatttaagacatttcttttttttaccACTAAAAGAGTCAATCAATGGAAAACgcgtaatttattgtttttctaggGAGAATCGTGATTCTTTTTGTGTGCAGACTACAgtgaaaaattgtaaacaattCAATCAAAATAACTATTTCTCCTCCAGAGTTCtcaatttcatcatttttagaATCGTTGAAATCGATATTCTTTTTGtataacaaatgtttttataaaggacatgtaatttataaaactcttGTTGGATTTTCAGTggtataaaatctaaaaattgtagaaacaatttttataatggcgctcttaaaatataattttagtcgTAGTAATGcaccaaaatttttcttacaacCGACTGCATTGACAATCATCCGATTAGCGATTATTACATAGGTCTCGGGTGATACAAAACGCGGCATTTATG includes these proteins:
- the LOC109599406 gene encoding uncharacterized protein LOC109599406 isoform X2, whose product is MTILHSCCFWRSVRKGSYVCGYYTGIWYLVTSLQASIQLHEEIKYFVTNFNLKPRTSFINHENTTTTTIVFTALLLFTSVIGFFTCLILLYGIYKDRKILLIPWITVLSGFILTDLIFIAYIFWTHTRSNPITSIIITTDLFINALNIYALLCVISQYQELKAGRGRASDDLNNRIPNIQYSSQPTATSYLSTRRPIPQDYRPTPTQSPSGTAPSLAIEEPSPVPNHRGPRKSVKFPDNSGTGQNGSQLLDPWTLDVKSPMLLSKAGDTAPLIETVSDGPVHTAV
- the LOC109599406 gene encoding uncharacterized protein LOC109599406 isoform X1 — protein: MTILHSCCFWRSVRKGSYVCGYYTGIWYLVTSLQASIQLHEEIKYFVTNFNLKPRTSFINHENTTTTTIVFTALLLFTSVIGFFTCLILLYGIYKDRKILLIPWITVLSGFILTDLIFIAYIFWTHTRSNPITSIIITTDLFINALNIYALLCVISQYQELKAGRGRASDDLNNRIPNIQYSSQPTATSYLSTRRPIPQDYRPTPTQSPSGEISGTAPSLAIEEPSPVPNHRGPRKSVKFPDNSGTGQNGSQLLDPWTLDVKSPMLLSKAGDTAPLIETVSDGPVHTAV